The following DNA comes from Bacillota bacterium.
TTAAACATGTTCCGTTGTTATTTAACGGATCTTAGGAACAAGACCTGAAAAGAAACAGGGGTGACAAACCATGACTGAAGAAGCGACCCTGATCCGTATTAACGAGAAGTGGTGTAAAGGCTGCGGTATCTGCATTGCCTTTTGCCCGGCAAAAGTACTGGTGGCTCGCCAGGACGGCAAAGCTTTTGCAGCCAATCCGAAGGCTTGTACTCGTTGCGGCTTGTGCGAATTAAGGTGTCCTGATTACGCCATCAGTGTAGGAGGGAGAACCCATGGCAACAAAGACTGAATGTAAAGCACGGCTTCTCTCCGGCAATGAAGCTTGTGTATATGGAGCTATTGCGGCCGGAGTGCGTTTCTTTGCCGGTTATCCAATTACACCGTCGACTGAAATAGCCGAGGGTTTGGCAGAAGAACTGCCTAAGTTCGGTGGTAAGTTTATTCAAATGGAAGACGAGATCGCCAGCATGGGTGCTGTAATCGGTGCCTCCTTAGCCGGTCTCAAAG
Coding sequences within:
- a CDS encoding 4Fe-4S binding protein encodes the protein MTEEATLIRINEKWCKGCGICIAFCPAKVLVARQDGKAFAANPKACTRCGLCELRCPDYAISVGGRTHGNKD
- a CDS encoding 2-oxoacid:acceptor oxidoreductase subunit alpha, translated to MATKTECKARLLSGNEACVYGAIAAGVRFFAGYPITPSTEIAEGLAEELPKFGGKFIQMEDEIASMGAVIGASLAGLKAMTATSGPGFSLKQENIGFAALTEIPCVIVNVQRYGPSTGLPTSPAQADIMQARWGTHGDHPAIALMPASVRE